CACATCAGTCAGAGCAGGGCCCTGTTCTGTCCTGTCAACCCCAAACATTTAACATTCAGGAGTTGGACTCTCAAATAATGAGActgtctgaaaaaaatcaaagagtaaattgggagcagggtgtgtgtgtgtgtgtgtgtgtgtggaggggggcgggATATTTGCCTAGTGAATTCTGAGCCCTTGGGGGAAGTCCActgcccacccttccccccatgcTTGTTTGACCATTTCTAGGGGAAAAGATTCCCCCCTGAAACTCTCCTACCCCATGGGCTGGGGGCACTGCTATTTTCTCTCTCACCATCCCCCTCCCTTCTACCCTCCGGCTCTCCCTTCTCCAGCCAGTCTCAGCTTGCTCTCATAttctccctccagcctccccacagcccctctccacACATCCCaccctttccttctctttatcCCGCCACTCAGAGTTTCCCTCTATTCCAGCTCTGTTCCCCTGAGCCCCAgaattctcccccgccccctgattCCTGAGTATTCCCTCAGCATCccttcagcagccccacatctccatggccccatcctgccccatgCATCCctgttcaccaccctcctgccccctcacacatCGCTGTTAACCCCTCAGTGCCCTCTGGCtctcagagccccctgcccctcttcaccccccttccggccagccccactccccttcccctaggacccacccccttcccctgccgaAGCCCCCCTCTCCATgtctgccagcccccccccacaacccagagcacagggagagCAGGCGGcatgtgctcccccaccccacagcacagggTGGGCAGGCGGTGCGTGCCCCCCCAGGCCCCCAGCACAGGGCGGGTGGCatgcaaccaccaccaccccccgccctGACCACCCCACGCACAGGACAGGCCACCTCAGCACCTccgttcccctccctcccccaagtagCAGGCGGCATGGCCTCGGTGCCTGAGgccccccagcactgggcagcCTCAGCTACGCCAAATCCTGGCCACCCTAGCCCCAATCTTTAAAAGCAAGGTGTGACAGAGCCTTCAATGGCCAGATGAACTAGTGGCTAGTTAGTtgcacaaaggggacttagggGGATCTGggccacacacccccccccatcaggtcccagcccagggccctgtgtggtTCAACCCCTAAACAGGGGAGATGAGTCTCTCTCCCtgtcgggggggcaggggggccttCAAAACCAGTTTCCTTGGGCTGCTTCCTTCTAAAGTCTCTTTAGTTTGGGGCACAGCCCCACTAGTCCAGTCGCCCCACAGTTGGGGCTTATCTGCAGGCTCCCCTTGGCTTACTTGCCTCCAGTGGCTGCGTTGGCTGGCAAGTCGCTACTCCGTCCCTTCAGGCAGGCAAACAGGGAGCTCCTGCCCCTCACCAGTCATCCCCTGGCGGAGccggctcccttcttttctcctccctccaggcctggcattggctgcaggtatagcggggcagggctagctgaacCCAAAGGGTTTCTTTAATCCCTGCTGTGCCAGTCGGcactttctcttctccttcatAGAAGGAAATATAGATTTAAAGAGAATCCCTACCCCATTCCTGGCTACACACTTCTAAAATCATTCACTGGCAATAGGACACTGCCCcatcccaggtaagtgccttTGACAGAAGAGTTCTACACACAacactgagtgtgttcatctcaCTCACAATGTAAAGGAAATCCTGAATTCTGACCTGAGCAAAAATGGCTTGTGCCTGGAACATGGTCAGGGCCCAGGTTGGTGGGGAATAACACTATGCTAAAACTTTCTTGTACATTATGAGGGCTGTAGGCATAAGGGCTCTGCTTAGATAGAAGTTGCCAGAGTCTCACCTAATCACAAGCTTCAAGGAGCTTGGGGTTCTAACAAACACATCAACTGTCATGAAGCTCATGAAAAAATCCTGaaggttggcaacactgcaaggcCCTTTTACACTGAACCAGAACAGTCTTAGCATGCATGAGAATCAGTCCTTGGAAACACTCCAACTTAACCAagtttttagcctgtgaatttaACAATTTCCTTCCTTAAACACACAGACCCTGCTTCTGCAAGCTCACCATCACAGGTGGACATTGGTGTCTTTGTGAAGCCCCAGTGACCCTCCACACCAGCACAGGGGGGGCTGGTTGCAGCACCAGAGGCCTAGTGGTTCATTTTTCAGAAAAGCCTCTGGGGCTATAATGTTACCAGCTGGCACCTTCCAGCTCACCAAACCGCATGAGTCAGTGCCAGGTAGGGAAACACCCAGTTGTTTTTGCAGGAGGGGCATATTTCTGAGCTcaggaaagtgaaacttacacttacactgtccagagggagccatggccGCAGAGAACCCCatggaaagtctccaggaggaaGCTAGTTGTCCCATCTGTCTGGAATATTTTCAAGACCCAGTGATTATAGactgtgggcacaatttctgccgagGCTGCATCAGCCGGTGCTGGGAGGGATCTGACTCGGAAGtatcctgccctcagtgcagagaaactgttcagcagagaaacctcaggccaaacaggcagctggcaaatgtTGTAGAAATAGCCAAACAGCTGAGTTTCCAGGCAGAAACAGGGTCAGGAGGGGATAGTGTGTGTGATGAGCACCAGGAGCCTCtcaaactgttctgtgaagaggaccaaacccccatctgtgtggtgTGTGACAGATCCCAGGCTCACAGAGCTCACGCTGTGGTTCCcatagaggaggctgcccaggaatACAAGGTAGGGAACTTCTCTCCAGCCTAATGGGAAATAATTTTGAATGTTAGTTGCAGGTTCATTTAATCACAAGTTGCCAGTCacacatattctctctctcctacAGCTATTGATGTATCTGCATCATTCAgctctgtgaagaaaaaaaatgtatgaaaaattaTATAGCAACTCCTTAATAAAGGCCTCAGGCCCAGCAGGGAGATGAGGTTTCCCACTGGGATTCTGAATTCCTGTGTTCCTCCGTAAGGGATTAAATTCAGATGCCAGCCTGCATTAGAGGAGGTCACTGTGCTAAACCCTGTGTGGACCCCAAGCAGCTTGAGTCCACACACAAAAGGGCTCCAGACAGCGTAGGTCCATGCCGAACACCATGGGCATTAGCCTGGGTTGCCGCAAAACTAACCTGGGAAGAGCTGTCCTGTGCCAGTCTGAACTGTTTTATTGTGTATGTGGGCAAGGACCAGCCAGAGTGGTTCCATTAGTCCTACAGTGCAGCCTTTTGAAATCTTCCAGAATCCACTGCTTCTGGACACTTTTCCAGGGACGCTGGGGTAACTACACAGCGGGCATTGCCACTGAAAGGGTTTAGAACAGCACTAAGTCAAACTCCAGCCATTCTTAACACTAATCAGCATCTCTAGTAGGGTTTGCTTTAGTGCTTAAGCAAGTTCTGCCCAACTAGTATGCTCCCCAGGGGTTCAGGGCTGAAGTTCAATGGTCCTGGTAGTTCCTGTTGTTTGTATCACAAAGTAAGCTAAACCTTCtcaaaaatagatttatttgttCCCCAccatggcccattaacacctaatatcccaggaccaacacaaatacaacactgcatataacacCTGGGATTTGTATCATTTTGTGAGTTAAACCTTCTCAAAAACAGGTTAATTGATTCACCATCATGTGACTCCAGTTTCTTGCTCGTTTAATTCTATGGAGAAAGGGGACAAATAATTCAAAACAGTCTCAATATAAAACACTCCCTGTCTCTGTTAATGAGGTTTCATTTCCTTGGTGTTCCTGATGTCATAAACCTGGTAGGGTTGACAGTCACCTACAGAGTCTTCGGTTTGACatggaaaccccccaccccaccccaagcactctCAAAATGAAACCTCCCAACATCATTTCTGTTTCTTCGGGAAAAGATTCAGGCCCATTTGGAGAttctgaaggaagagagagaaaagcttctgAGATTTAAAGTGACTGGAGAGGGGAAAAGCCTGGAGTATCTGGTAGGTGACCATTGTTATTAACTTGCAGGGACTTGCAGTGGGCCATCTGTTAGGAATCTGGTCTTGGGACCCCCCACCCATGGCTTTTCCCAGCAGCCTGGGTTCCCTGGGCCTCTCTTACCCTGGccgggctccagcttccagcctggccggGGGGCTGGACCTCGGCGAGAAGAGGACGGGGAGAGGGCTGGGTCTGTGgtgaaaagtggatgggccaggcCCCTTGGCTTACCTTTTCAGGTGCACCTGGTAGGACATCTGTTTGTAGGCAGCTTCCTCCATGGACTTGGGGAATGTGGGCTTTGTGTTTCTTCATGAGCATGGATGTCTGTGTTAGAGTCCTGTGTCTTCGCACACCTACACAAACCGGCCCTGAGAAATCCTCTCTCAGGAGCAGGACCACATCATATTCTGTAGAATCTAAGCTTCCATTCCAATTAATGAGttaatttctagcccttgtgtctTTCACAAAACTCCTCCCAAGGTGAGCAGACTATGTCTCGTGCAgtgctgtctgcctgagtctgcagacatttCTTGCATTGTTAATTATTTCTCTCCCCTCGCATCTCTGTTAATGTAGTGCTcagtcctgctggctgctgctctgggtcTGGCTTAACACAGTGTGCTGACTATGTCAGACATAGAAACATCCCATGATAAAATATTAGGGACAAATGGGAAAGTGGTAGAAAATCCTCTCCCTACTAACGACAGGGTATAATCATGTGTTAGACATCACAGAATTTTCAAAGAAATTCTCTCTCCTGCACAGTCAGCACTCCATGAATGGACCCTAGACTCTCTCTCTAACCCTTACCtgtcctttcttttaaaaaaaatagatacagACAGAAAACAAGAGGCAGAAGGTTGTATCTGAATTTCAGCAACTGCGGCAGTTTCTAGAAGAAGAAGAGCAACTCCTGCTGGGCCAGCTGGAAAATCTGGAAAAGGCgattgtgaagatacagaatgaCAATGTCACTAAAATGTCTGAGGAGATTTTCCATCTCAGCAACTTGATCAGTGAGCTGGAGGGGAAGTGTCAGAAGCCagcaagtgaattcctgcaggtgagactgagtTATAAACATCCCTGATCCAAACACAGGGACAGGACAGCTCCTGAATCATGGGCACTGGAGACCAGCAGTCAGAGTTCACAGTGTAATTCAGTGTGTGCATTCCTGAAATGTGAATTattgtttctctttgaagaatTACAGACTCATTTATATTAGAGATGACATTAACTCAGCAAATCCATGGCCCTAGGGCCAAGGCAGGGCCTCTCTTTCCCATATCTGCAAAATCCCTTCTCTGGGATCCCCAGTGGGCAGCATTTGGGACTAAAattgtttttctgtctctttcctctctaggatgtcagaagcaccttgAGCAGGTATGTGGCTCTATTTCACTTCCCCTCATTCTTTACGATGCTGTGAAAGGGCTTGGAGAGTGTATTGACTCTACATTTcataaaaatataagaatggccatactaggtcagaccagtatcctgtcttccaacagcagccaatgccaggtgccccagagggaacgaacagaacaggttatcgtcaagtgatccatcccctgtcaccattcccagcatctgccaaacacaggctaggaacaccatgCTGGTTTATAGCCACTGATGGAcgtatgctccatgaacttatctagttcttttttgaaccctgtttgtgtcttggccttcacaacatcctctggcaaagagtttcacaggtttactgtgcgttgtgtgaagaaatacttccttttgtttgttttaaaactgctgtctattaatttcatttggtgaccccctagttctttcgttatgagaaggagtaaataacacttccttatttgctctctccacaccagtcaggattttatagacctctatcatagcccccctCTTAGCCGTCTGTTTTCTAAGATGAaatgtcccagtcttattaatctctcctcatatggaagctgttccataaccagaatcatttttgtagtgcttttctgaaccttttttgagatggggtgaccaggtctgcatgcaatattcaagattttgcatggatttatatagacgcAACAGATTTGACTCCTGGGCCTGTGTGCTGGGCTCTGAGGGATTCACTTCAGGGATATATTGCTGGGATGTGGAGGTGGGGGACAGAGGATTCTGggctgtgggaggaagggagaagtcaGCTTTAACCCTGAagtggggatctgggctgtgcagTGGTTGGGTCTGTTCcaggctctcacctcccctgcaACCATACTACCCCTGAGCCAGGTCCCCAGGAGAATCCaggtttgtctggactgtgaaTGGGGCCAAGTGACATTTTTTGATGCTGATAACAAGGCCCCAGTCTTCACTTTCCCACTAGCCTctgtccctggggagagaatctacccctggctctgggtgggggcaggatccGAGCTCAGACTGTGTCCCTGAGACACAGGGGGTGGAATATTGCACTGAGGACCctgaaatcagcctctctagCCTTGGAAACTCCAGTCTTTATGACCCTGGAGGGTCCTTGGGGTCTCATGTCTGGACTGTGAAACCACAGAAAGAAGCAAGTAATCAAGATGGAGAAGCCAATGTCATTGCCCAAGGAGCTATTTAGACTGTTTGTCGCTATCTTCTATGGTCCAGGAGGACTCTGGGGATCTTCAGTCAGACAGTGTCACTAATACATGGGGGGAATTAAAAAATGGGCTTCCCTAGCCACAGTCATGCTAGTCTCTatgaccctggaggactcccGTGTACCCAACCCTCTGGTTCCTTattccatctcctccccctccatctctgcagcaccagggattttgggaggcgggggggggagagagaaagggagacccattgaagctgcaggagaagcagagggtcactgcggggcagggagggatgtaGGGTTTTGGTGGGAGAAGtaattgctgggctgggggacaggcagatgtggtGGCAGCGGGGATAGAGAATTAATTAATTGGGatttggggtttagagagaagCTGGAACCTCTACACCAGCAGGGAGCGTTTTGTACAAAACTCTTTAATCAGATCTCATTGGGGCCCCCCAGTGACAGCTCCTGCAACAGGGGCCAAAGTCACATTCCTCTGTAGATATGGGATGTCTCTATTTGTCACACAGATATAGGGGATAGGCGGGGAAAATTAAAAACCAAGAGACAGACCAGAAACCATTATAGaatcttctttaaaaatctctttttttgggggggggggggtgagcggtgtgtcaatttcatgattttctgagaattaagaacataagaatggccagactgggtcagaccaaaggtccatctagcccagtatcctgtcttacggcagtggccaatgccaggtgcttcagagggaatgaacactgGAAGGATGCAGGGACAGAGTGGGTTTAAccagagggagcagaggaagcaaGAATAAAGGGAGAGTCCTAGAAAAAGGGTGAAAAACAGAAATGGATAGAGTGAAAGGAAAACATTCTTGAGAGGGGAAACACCCAGGAGGAGCAAATGGGGAAGGGGTAAAATTGGGGGACAGAATGGAGACTATGagagaaaaataatcagttaACAGTGACTAGAGGAGAATGGAGAAGTCAGAAATAAACCAGGGTGGGTAACAAAAGCTAAAAAAGATTATGAGCAAAAATGGATAGAATGAAagtaaagagagaaggaaagagagagtgtgagagagggagagatgacTTATAAAATGTTACTGAAAGTGAAGCTGTAACTCTTTAATTTCATACATTAGTTCATGGACATTTGTGCCATTTTAGTTCCTCAAAAGAACTATGCTTCAATTTTTTGGACATTTTCCCATATGTTCTGGTTACTGAAGATCTTCTCAGCTGCTTTAAAGCCTGACATTtacttaatgtaaatgaaaccTACAAAAAGTTCTATTGGCTTGTTTCCCTTTAATTTCCCAGCTGTGATTTTTGAAGGCCTTCATGAAGGGGCAGGACTAACtcagaaattttaaaaggcaGCTCCTAActaccagaggagctagcaaatcAGGGAGCTTTGCGAGGGAGTTTAGAGATGGAAAACGAGAGCCAGATATACCTAACAAacattcatagaatcgtagaagattagggttggaagagacctcaggaggtcatctaatccaatcccctgcttaaagcaggaccaaccccaactaaatcatcccagacaaggctttgtcaagccaggccttaaaaatctctaaggatggagattccaccacgtccctaggtatcccattccagtgcttcaccaccctcctagtgaatagtttttcctaatatccaacctagacctcccccactgcaacttgagacattgctccttgttctgccatctgccaccactcagaacaacctagctccatcctctttggaaccccccttcaggtagttgaaggctgctatcaaatcctcctcctcactcttcttttctgcagactaaataaccccaggtcccccagcctctcctcataagtcatgtgccccagccccctaatcatttttgttgccctccaatttcttcacatcctttctgtagtggggggcccaaaactggacgcaatactccagaagtggcctcactaatgccaaatagaggggagtgatcacttcccttgatctgctggcaatgctcctacgaatgcagcccaatataccgttagccttcttggcaacaagggcacactgttgactcatatccagcttctcgttcactgtaattcccaggtccttttctgcagaactgccgcttagccagtcggtccccagtctgtagcagtgcatgggatttttcatcctaagtgcaggactctgcacttgtccatgttgaacctcatcagatttcttttggcccaatcctccaatttgtctaggtcactctggaccttatccctactctccagcatatctacctctccctcaatcttagtgtcatccacaaacttgctgagcgtgcaatTCATCCCACCATCCATATCATTAATTCTCTAAATGTAGGCCAATAAGCACCcccctgcaaaacaaacaaactaacaaacaacaacaacaaaatcctgcTGAAGTAAAAATTATTGCTCTGAATGCAGCATCTATGATTACCTGTCTTGTGGGGTGGTGGCATGCGTGGGCATTTGGTGAAAGCAGTTCAAGGTCCTCAGAGactgagggcatgtctgcactacaaacgtAAGTCAAACTATTCACATCCACACAACTCTCCTTCTGTCAGTCATGCGCATCCTTACCAggaatgcttccatcaacttaagagaggcagtggggtgggggcggggggggggagaaggactgagagactgggctccccactcctccctggcagaattttttttaagtacatcagaagcaggaagacttcCAAACAATCGGTGAGGCCACAAGGTAACTGAGGTGCCAAAGGAGCACTTtcagaagacaaggccattgcagagaagcaaaaTATATTCTTTGCATGGGTTTTCATTGCTGTAGCCCATAAGGTCAGTTTGCTAGCTTGCCATATTGCgtaatatgttttcttttggtttgaTTCATATTATTTTGTTATCATATCCTATTATTAATTAATCATAGTATTTTCTGGGGTTTGTTTATGTGGAATTCCAGTTTATGCTATTCATAAGGGTTATTCATGGTTATTCATAATAGTTGGCTGTAATGCAAGTAACCttcaggcctgtatcctgtacgATTAGCTAGAGTAAGTTAGTATAAGTGTTTGTaaactttggcatagataaatggcaTACCAGTTGCCCCCCTTAGCTTTGGGGAACTGAACAAAAAACTTGAATCTGCTAACCTTAAGTCTGGAGCAGACCGGTAACTGCAAGGCACACTGCAGAAGATGGAAGTCATGAGTTAGGCCAGGGGTAATGGTTTCGGGAATGAGATAATCGATACTAATACATATGAGTATATGGCATAACATGTTAACCTGTAGAGTAAGTGTACCTGAAGATTTATGGGGTTGAGGAAATAAGATTTAGGCATGGTAGGTTGGGCCTAGATTCTGACAGTGGGCAGTACCGAGACCCTATAAGATGGCAAACAACCATACAAAGGGGTCACATTTTCCTATCTTCTATCAAGCTATCACCTCAGTTTCACAATATATCCTAGCCACTCAACACTTGAACCTAATCCCTACCAATTTGGGAAGCCTGGACCATTAGTTCCTCGGACATGCCAGAGACAAGACTGATCCTCTGTCTCCTACTACCAGGTCTTCAGGGAAGGGTGTGAATATGCTAGCTTTAGTAGTCTTTTAGAATAGAAATGTTACCACCAGGGCTCATAGAATTGTATTACTTCTTTGTGACTCTGTGTTTTGTAGCatttatgcttctttcttttattttaataaagatcttaacaagttggtattgtcctcagtatAAGTGTCCTTGCCACACACCCGGAAGATCCTCCCAGAATATTGAACTCTCTGTGTTCTCTATCCCTGTAGCCTgaactgggacaagaacctaaaGTATCTTCTGATCAGATCAGTGCTGAGCGGTAAACACATTAGCCCATAAAATTCAGGTCAACACTGCAAAGGTGTGGGAGATTCCCACACATCAGCCATTCTTTTtacgtgacaaatctgaggacctgtcccagattgaggggtcaatagaggtggttttggggaaaacatacaaaaatacaaaaaatattcaaaacaatgggatctaaattagctgttaccactcaagaaagagatcttggagtccttgtggctagttctctgacaATTTCTGCTCAAAGTGTAGTGCAAGTCACAAAATTTAACAGAATATTaggcaccattaggaaagggatagataattccactatataaatcaatggtatgcccacaccttgaatactgcatgcagttctggtcaccgtcatctcaaaaaaaaaaaaaaaaaaaaaaaagacaagaaaaagaaaagaattggaaCGAATACAGAGAAGAGGAAaccaaaataattaggggtatggaacagtttccataagactgggactgttcattttagaaaagagacaactgaggggagatatgatagaggtctataaaactatGACTTGTATGGAGAAAATTactaaggaagggttatttaccccTTAATCTAACAAACAAACCAGGTGTTactcagtgaaattaataggcagcaggtttaaaactaacataaggaaatacttctttcacacactgcacagtcaatCTTTGGAACTCATCGCCAGGGGAGATTGttaaggccaaaagcataattggttcaaataataagaattagacaagttcatggaggacaggtccatcattGGCTATAAACCAAGTTGGTCAGGgactcaaccccatgctcttggtgtccttaaatctctgaccgccagaagctgggatcagACAACAGGATGGCTCCTACCCAAGCTGCTGCTCCTCAGTGCTTCTTCAGTGGAGACTTTCCCCCACTCTGGATTCTCCGTCCCAGTCCATCTCCAGGCCATCTGCCTGGGGGTTGGCCTTTCCTAAGacctgcctggctccctgctttcAGTGCTGGTGCCTAGGGCCACAACTCCCAAAGGTGGGAAATGCTGGAGGGAAGAAGGTGGTGGAACCTCAATCTGCCTCCTCATCTGGCTGCCTCGTGGTGCAGTCTGTGAGTACATGGGCACTTGCTCAGCTCCcctctttgcccccaccccctacGTTCAAGTCAGGATGCCCAATCTGTGAGTCATGTTGCACACTATGTCATGTCACAGTAAATCCTAGCAGGTCTGACAAATTCACCACACCCAAAGCACTGTTGTCAAATGTTTATCCAAACATTGTCTTCTAAGGTGCTTTATaaaaactggtgacatgctggtcatTGCTTGCTGAATGTACATGTTCTGTATGAAGAGTTTtgtgtgtgctggaaatgtgTTGTTGTGGAGGTAGTTGATAAACAAGCCTGCCCCAGACAAAGGAAGGTGGATTTACCTGCCTGCCTGGATCAAGCGAACAGGTGGATGAGAAAATAACATCACCTGACTACAAGCAAAGGCTAATAAAAGTACATTCACATCTAAAGGTAAACAAAGTGATCAAGCCAATCAGAAAAGCAAAGTGACCAGAGGACAAAGAAGGGTCTTGGCGCCCGTAGCCTAAAGacgcagcagcagggcagaggaacTTTACCTTGGTTAGTTTTCAAAGAAtagatttcaaatgttttctgtactttaaaatagaaaaaaggtgACAGCTTCATTGTTCAACATTTAAGGGACAAAGAGGCCCATGCTCTTGTGAAAGGTGGATCCCCCAGCCACATGGGTTGAGGACTCTAAGTACAGCTTTTTGGAGAGAAATTGCCTGAAGCCTTGTTTGTGACTTGTTCAGTTCCAGGCACTATAAAgcatgctttattttgttttatttgtagcaattttcttctCTATTGTCCATGTTTAGCACaatttaaatctctgttctttcttaataaacttatttttggtgATGCTATCAAATCCTGTCAGTGTGTTACACTAAAGTGAGGTGGGTGTCCTCATATGagccagcaggctagtgtgtgttCTGTCTGTCTGGAGACGGGGGACTTGGTATTTCTGTGAGCATGTAGTGAtggggctgggctctgcagaaGAATGCTCTGCCAGGGAAAATTGAGATTCGCTCTGAGACCTTTTCCACTGGACTATCCACTGGGACTATCActtgggaaacaaaggcagaagaaCACTTGGGACTTAACCCCAGCTGCCATGGGAATCTTCCCCCTGCCTGCGTTCCCAatgaaaaagggggaaggaaagggccactcgcacaattccccccccacccccgtggggGAAGTTTTGGACATGAAGTTTTAATGGTTCTATCGCCCACTGAGTGGGCACTTGGCCTTAGAAAATTACTGAAGtataaatggaaaagttgattaaaattgatcATTTCAATTGTGGCGTTGGACTTGGTGATTTAATTGCCTTGATTTTATTCAGTCCatcctgtttctctccccccgcacacCAACTCCCCACTCCTGTTAGGATTCTCGACTTGCTCTTGATTGCAGGAggtatgtgtggggagggagggttttttcctcctgtcAACCCCAGCTGGGTGCCTGTCACAGGTGGGTGGTGCCCGGTGGGTGGGGTCCGTCACAGATCAGGTCTCTGAAgccttggggggtggaggggctgatgGCGTTTAAGGGGGTTTTATCATCATGGCAccgcctctggcagggggttgggctgctgagcagggaacgagaaaccacaaatcgtgcccatgctctgagtgtccataaacatctgactgccagaagctgggtgtgaatgggatggatcactcgatactgaccctgttctgttcattccctcggaagcacctaccgctggccagtatcggaggacaggacactgggctagatggaccattggtctgacccagtgttgcCAGTCTTATGTACTtacagctgaatggcatttttaCAAGAGCCCTTTGCGattgatgggaagctggaaaatgtgcccagaggaggcttagaaaacaagtcagttgatgaCTTGTTGTTTGATCCCAGccagatattttcacatat
The Eretmochelys imbricata isolate rEreImb1 chromosome 17, rEreImb1.hap1, whole genome shotgun sequence DNA segment above includes these coding regions:
- the LOC144276699 gene encoding zinc finger protein RFP-like; its protein translation is MAAENPMESLQEEASCPICLEYFQDPVIIDCGHNFCRGCISRCWEGSDSEVSCPQCRETVQQRNLRPNRQLANVVEIAKQLSFQAETGSGGDSVCDEHQEPLKLFCEEDQTPICVVCDRSQAHRAHAVVPIEEAAQEYKIQAHLEILKEEREKLLRFKVTGEGKSLEYLIQTENKRQKVVSEFQQLRQFLEEEEQLLLGQLENLEKAIVKIQNDNVTKMSEEIFHLSNLISELEGKCQKPASEFLQDVRSTLSRYVALFHFPSFFTML